AAAATAATCAGGTCGGGGCAGTGGGAGGAAATCATGGAGAGGGCCTCCTCCCCTGTGCGGGCCTGCATGGTTTCGTAGCCATTTGAGTTTAAAATGGTGCAGATGAAGTGGGAGATGCTCTTTTCATCCTCCACCACTAAGACTTTTTCACGAATGGTCATAGAGACTCCTCCTCAAAAAGGGGCAGGCGAAATGAAAACTCCGCCCCTCTATCCAAATTTTTAGCGTCCATGGTGCCGTTGTGGGCTCGGACAATGGCCAGGCAGACGGAGAGCCCCAGGCCCATGTTGCGCTTGCCGTCTCCGGATGCCGTTTCACTGCGCTTAAGCGTGCCATCGAAGAGAGTGGAAAGTTCCTTCTCTGGAATGCCGCAGCCGTTGTCCGCCACGGAGAACCGGGCGTAGCGGCCCTCGGACTGGACGGAGAGCAGGATGCTTGTGGTGGTCTCTCCGTGAAATACGGCGTTTTCCAAAAGATTGGACAGAACCTGCTCAATGAGGATCGCGTCCATGGGAACCAAAAGCAGTTCATCCGGAGCCTCTACCCGCACGCAGACAGAGGGGAAGCGCTTGCGGAACTTTCGCACAGCCTCGCCCAACACCTCTTCCGCCGCCTCCGGCTCTTTTGTAATCTGAGCCTGGGCATCGCCGATCCGGGTGATGGACAGCAGGTTTTCCACGACCCGAATGAGCCACTGGGCCTCATCCCGGGCGTCCTCCAGCAGCTTTTTCTGCTCCTCTTTGGAGAGATTCGGGTTTTCCAACACCGCTGAGGTGGAACCCATGATGGAGGTCAGTGGAGTGCGGATGTCATGGGAGACGGAACGGAGCAGGTTGGCGCGCATTTTTTCCTTTTCCGTCTCCGCCCTCAGCCGGTCCTGCTGCTTGATCTTTGTGGTCATGGTGCAGGTGATCAGGGATACGCCAAGCAGCGTGAGAAAGGTCAGCGGATAGCCGGAAATGGTGAAGTTAAACGCCCAATAGGGGTAAGTAAAAATAAAGTTGACGCCGATGACGCCCAAAACCGCCGAGATCAGTCCGAACAAATAGCCTGTGGTCAGCCGGGAGATCAGCAGCACCGCAAGCACGAAGATCGGCGAGGCAAAGCCGTCGCTGGTATCCGCCATCCGCAGCAGAATACAAAGTTCCACCGCGCAGAAGAGAATTCCCGCTGAGATCAGCAGATCTTTCCAGGAGAATGAAAAAATTCGCGGGTTTTTTATATTCAAAAGGCACCTCACTTTCTCCGCGAAACCGGAAAACAGATGATTGCCGCAT
This window of the Dysosmobacter acutus genome carries:
- a CDS encoding sensor histidine kinase, which translates into the protein MRCLLNIKNPRIFSFSWKDLLISAGILFCAVELCILLRMADTSDGFASPIFVLAVLLISRLTTGYLFGLISAVLGVIGVNFIFTYPYWAFNFTISGYPLTFLTLLGVSLITCTMTTKIKQQDRLRAETEKEKMRANLLRSVSHDIRTPLTSIMGSTSAVLENPNLSKEEQKKLLEDARDEAQWLIRVVENLLSITRIGDAQAQITKEPEAAEEVLGEAVRKFRKRFPSVCVRVEAPDELLLVPMDAILIEQVLSNLLENAVFHGETTTSILLSVQSEGRYARFSVADNGCGIPEKELSTLFDGTLKRSETASGDGKRNMGLGLSVCLAIVRAHNGTMDAKNLDRGAEFSFRLPLFEEESL